From one Zhongshania sp. R06B22 genomic stretch:
- the dprA gene encoding DNA-processing protein DprA, translating to MEIIARRWLQVQQILGLTPANFRRLLALCDTPEALLHMSSDLQFRFGISASHRQQLEKQLAMPHHGVDDELSRANAEVLCLHDDDYPALLKEIHDPPPILYFRGRRELLSQLSFAVVGSRRPSRMGRSDAQAFASALGQAGFTTVSGMALGVDAAAHIGALATPSSTIAVLGTGVDQCYPRSNAGLYQQIGLEGLLLSEFPPGSPPLRHQFPRRNRIISGLSLGVLVVEAAIHSGSLITARQALEQNREVFAIPGSIHNPASRGCNALIKQGAKLVETLADIVEEFSEWAGRDVIEALVGQALEPGVVSQVYDALGYEPQSVDEILKHCGQSVDVVLAELSQLEVEGWVEQQRGGWQRSR from the coding sequence GTGGAAATAATTGCTCGTCGCTGGCTTCAGGTTCAGCAGATTTTAGGCCTCACACCGGCAAATTTTCGTCGCTTACTCGCCCTCTGTGATACTCCCGAAGCACTACTCCATATGTCATCGGACTTACAGTTTAGGTTCGGCATCAGCGCGTCGCATAGGCAGCAATTAGAAAAGCAGTTGGCCATGCCCCATCATGGTGTCGATGATGAGCTTAGCCGCGCAAACGCGGAGGTCTTGTGTTTGCATGATGACGATTACCCCGCTCTTCTGAAAGAAATCCACGACCCTCCGCCAATACTATATTTCCGCGGCCGTCGAGAGTTGCTGAGCCAGCTAAGCTTTGCGGTGGTGGGGAGTCGTCGCCCGAGTCGGATGGGGCGCAGTGACGCGCAAGCCTTCGCTTCGGCTTTGGGTCAAGCTGGGTTCACCACCGTGAGTGGAATGGCCCTTGGGGTTGATGCCGCGGCGCATATTGGCGCTTTAGCGACACCCTCTTCCACCATCGCGGTGTTGGGCACCGGTGTCGATCAGTGCTATCCGCGCAGCAATGCCGGGCTCTACCAGCAAATCGGCTTAGAGGGTTTGCTGCTAAGTGAGTTTCCTCCGGGTAGCCCGCCACTGCGCCATCAATTTCCACGCCGCAACCGCATCATCAGTGGCCTCAGTTTAGGCGTGCTGGTGGTAGAGGCGGCAATTCATAGTGGGTCATTAATTACCGCTAGGCAGGCTCTGGAGCAAAACCGAGAGGTGTTCGCTATTCCTGGATCGATTCATAATCCGGCAAGTCGCGGCTGTAATGCGCTCATCAAGCAAGGTGCAAAGCTGGTTGAAACCTTGGCCGATATTGTTGAGGAGTTCTCCGAGTGGGCCGGTCGCGATGTTATCGAAGCGCTTGTGGGCCAAGCCCTTGAACCGGGCGTGGTATCTCAGGTATACGATGCGCTGGGCTACGAGCCGCAATCTGTCGATGAGATCCTTAAGCATTGCGGCCAGAGTGTCGACGTTGTTCTTGCCGAGCTTAGCCAGCTAGAAGTGGAGGGTTGGGTGGAGCAGCAGCGAGGCGGCTGGCAGCGGAGTCGCTAG
- a CDS encoding LysM peptidoglycan-binding domain-containing protein: MKNTVLGLCLGLIMAFAQAGDVLSLKAGHPQTYVVKKGDTLWAISGMFLNDPWFWPELWYYNPQVENPHLIYPGDVLKLMWVDGKPVLVRNGANNSVVKLTPQMRISDINDAIPAIPLDVIAPFLTRGRVVSDAELEQAPYVLAGKRGNIVAGAGDQVLGRGDFSGNETYGVYRRGQVYKDPISGEVLGVEATDIGTANLLATEKDVATLTLNRSTQEIRRADRFLPMELRHLHASFEPKAPVENSNGFIIAVEGGLTQIGSLDVVTLNLGDRDKLEAGDVLAIYSRGEVVTDPITNERIKAPDVRSGVLMVFRSFERVSYALVLKAEQPLKVGDLVKNP, translated from the coding sequence ATGAAGAACACGGTTTTGGGGCTTTGCCTCGGATTGATAATGGCGTTCGCTCAAGCGGGTGATGTGCTCTCTTTGAAGGCCGGTCATCCGCAAACCTATGTGGTTAAAAAGGGCGACACCTTGTGGGCCATTTCAGGCATGTTCCTCAATGATCCCTGGTTTTGGCCTGAACTTTGGTATTACAACCCGCAAGTAGAAAATCCGCATTTAATCTACCCTGGCGACGTTTTGAAGTTGATGTGGGTGGACGGCAAGCCCGTGCTGGTGAGAAATGGGGCTAATAATAGCGTCGTAAAGCTCACGCCGCAGATGCGAATTTCTGATATCAATGATGCCATTCCAGCAATACCGCTGGATGTGATTGCGCCATTTTTAACTCGCGGTCGTGTCGTCAGCGATGCCGAGCTGGAGCAAGCACCCTATGTACTTGCTGGTAAGCGCGGTAATATTGTTGCCGGTGCCGGAGATCAGGTGCTAGGCCGCGGCGACTTTAGTGGCAATGAAACCTACGGTGTTTATCGCCGTGGCCAAGTCTATAAGGACCCTATTAGCGGCGAAGTGCTAGGTGTTGAAGCAACGGATATAGGCACCGCCAACCTACTCGCCACTGAGAAAGATGTTGCCACGCTGACCTTGAATCGCAGCACCCAGGAGATTCGTCGTGCCGACAGATTTCTGCCTATGGAGCTGCGACATCTCCATGCTAGCTTTGAACCTAAGGCGCCGGTAGAGAACAGCAATGGCTTTATTATTGCCGTAGAGGGTGGATTGACCCAGATAGGTAGCTTGGATGTGGTTACCTTAAACTTAGGTGACCGCGACAAACTGGAAGCTGGTGATGTATTAGCCATTTACTCGAGAGGTGAAGTGGTGACCGATCCCATAACTAACGAGCGCATAAAAGCGCCAGATGTACGATCTGGTGTGTTGATGGTTTTCCGCAGCTTTGAGCGCGTTAGTTACGCCTTGGTGTTAAAGGCAGAGCAGCCATTAAAAGTGGGTGATTTAGTTAAAAATCCCTAG
- the def gene encoding peptide deformylase translates to MAVLEILEFPDSRLRTVAKPVETVDERVRNLIDDMFETMYDAPGIGLAASQINVHEQIIVIDVSEDSSEPLVFINPEINVLDGETFEYDEGCLSVPGFYETVVRPQHIHVKALDRNGEPFEMTPQGLLAVCIQHENDHLLGKLFVDYISPLKRNRIRGKMDKLHKQKSS, encoded by the coding sequence ATGGCTGTATTAGAAATCCTTGAGTTTCCCGATTCAAGACTGCGAACGGTGGCAAAACCGGTAGAGACCGTCGATGAGCGCGTCCGCAATTTAATCGATGACATGTTCGAAACCATGTACGATGCGCCCGGAATTGGTTTAGCTGCAAGTCAAATCAACGTTCACGAACAAATTATCGTTATTGATGTGAGCGAAGACTCTAGCGAACCCTTAGTTTTTATCAATCCGGAAATCAACGTACTTGATGGAGAAACCTTCGAATACGACGAGGGCTGCCTATCGGTGCCTGGTTTTTATGAAACCGTTGTGCGCCCGCAGCATATTCACGTTAAAGCCCTAGACCGCAATGGGGAACCCTTTGAGATGACCCCACAGGGCCTGCTAGCGGTGTGCATCCAACATGAAAATGACCACCTCTTAGGCAAGCTGTTTGTCGATTATATTTCTCCGCTAAAGCGCAATCGTATTCGCGGCAAAATGGATAAGTTGCACAAGCAGAAATCGTCATGA
- the fmt gene encoding methionyl-tRNA formyltransferase has product MSASPLRLVFAGTPEFAAQHLQALIDDGTHQIVAVYSQPDRPAGRGKKTLPSAVKQCAEAAGIPVYQPANFKDASDREQLASHNADLMIVVAYGLLLPKSVLDIPRLACVNVHGSLLPRWRGAAPIQRAIEAGDQETGVTIMQMDVGLDTGAMLSKVSCDIKGTDSAADLFQRLADIGGPALLESISALSQGSAVFETQDDSLSNYAAKIGKSEAEIDWRLDAITLDRKIRAFNPFPICYTRFAANQKDERIKIWRAEPLPAVAANTTAGEIISADKSGITIACGDGALRILDLQMPGGKVLAARDILNARSAQFSPGTIMSSPSGTL; this is encoded by the coding sequence ATGAGCGCTAGCCCACTGCGACTCGTATTTGCCGGCACGCCTGAATTCGCAGCCCAGCATCTGCAAGCGCTTATAGACGACGGGACTCACCAAATTGTCGCCGTCTACAGCCAGCCCGACCGCCCCGCAGGCCGTGGTAAAAAAACCCTGCCCAGCGCCGTCAAACAGTGCGCTGAAGCAGCGGGTATACCGGTTTATCAACCAGCAAATTTCAAAGACGCCAGTGATCGTGAACAATTAGCCAGCCATAACGCAGATTTGATGATCGTCGTCGCCTACGGTCTCTTGCTCCCCAAAAGCGTACTAGATATTCCGCGCCTGGCCTGCGTGAATGTGCATGGTTCACTATTGCCCCGCTGGCGAGGCGCAGCGCCAATCCAGCGTGCCATAGAAGCCGGCGATCAAGAAACCGGTGTTACTATTATGCAAATGGATGTCGGCCTAGATACCGGTGCCATGCTAAGTAAAGTAAGCTGCGATATTAAAGGCACCGACTCAGCCGCAGACCTGTTCCAGCGTCTGGCTGATATAGGTGGCCCTGCCTTACTCGAGAGTATCTCCGCCTTGTCGCAAGGTAGCGCAGTTTTTGAAACTCAAGACGATAGCCTAAGTAACTACGCCGCCAAAATTGGCAAATCTGAGGCAGAAATCGACTGGCGACTTGATGCCATCACCCTAGATCGTAAAATTCGTGCCTTTAATCCGTTCCCGATTTGTTACACGCGCTTTGCCGCCAATCAAAAAGACGAGCGCATAAAGATTTGGCGCGCCGAACCCTTGCCCGCAGTCGCCGCTAATACCACCGCCGGCGAAATTATCAGTGCTGACAAGTCCGGCATTACCATTGCCTGTGGTGACGGTGCTTTGCGCATTCTCGATTTACAAATGCCCGGAGGTAAAGTGCTAGCCGCTCGCGATATTCTCAACGCCCGCTCTGCACAATTTAGCCCCGGTACAATAATGAGTTCGCCATCAGGCACCCTATGA
- the rsmB gene encoding 16S rRNA (cytosine(967)-C(5))-methyltransferase RsmB gives MICPRVAAARCLASIEQEGSSLSRILPRVEQDVDPSQRSLYRELCYGTLRFYWKLDAALSPFFSKPLKAKDSDVKMLIYVGAYQLFYTRIPPHAAINSSVEGCRSLGKKWAAGMANAILRRCQREQDSLFNALNPAAEAAFPAWLFDALQSAWPDQLQDIVDATNAHPPFCLRVNSLRQSRDRYLEALTNNDIAAAACEFATNGIRLEQACSVDKLPDFHDGHASVQDEAAQLCTSLLELKPGLRVLDACAAPGGKTGAILETEPQLGELIALDIDEQRLSRIQENLDRLQLNATLLSADAADTSAWWDGIPFDRILLDAPCSATAVIRRNPDIKLNRRASDIKPLVQLQATLLEALWQCLKPDGIFIYASCSLLPAENEQQITAFIARHEDAELVPITANWGIDRSGCRQMFPQINGHDGFFYAKIRKKL, from the coding sequence ATGATATGTCCCCGAGTTGCCGCAGCACGCTGTCTGGCAAGTATCGAACAAGAAGGTAGTTCGCTATCGCGTATTTTGCCGCGAGTTGAACAAGATGTAGATCCCTCGCAACGCTCACTTTATCGAGAGCTTTGCTACGGCACCTTGCGTTTTTACTGGAAATTAGACGCCGCCCTAAGTCCCTTTTTTAGCAAGCCACTCAAAGCCAAAGACAGTGACGTAAAAATGCTGATTTACGTGGGCGCCTACCAGCTGTTCTACACTCGTATCCCCCCACATGCGGCGATCAACAGCAGTGTTGAGGGTTGTCGCAGCCTAGGTAAAAAGTGGGCCGCGGGTATGGCGAATGCGATATTGCGACGCTGCCAGCGTGAGCAAGACAGCTTATTTAACGCCCTTAATCCCGCCGCAGAAGCCGCCTTTCCAGCATGGCTCTTCGACGCGCTGCAAAGCGCTTGGCCAGACCAACTTCAAGATATTGTCGACGCCACTAACGCCCACCCACCTTTTTGTCTGCGAGTTAACTCCCTCCGCCAAAGTCGCGATCGCTATTTAGAAGCCTTAACAAACAATGATATTGCCGCAGCGGCCTGTGAGTTTGCCACCAACGGTATAAGGCTAGAACAAGCCTGCAGTGTTGATAAATTACCCGATTTTCATGACGGCCACGCCAGCGTGCAAGATGAAGCCGCCCAGCTCTGTACTAGCCTGCTGGAGCTGAAGCCAGGTCTACGAGTACTCGATGCCTGCGCTGCCCCCGGCGGCAAGACCGGCGCCATTCTTGAGACCGAGCCGCAACTAGGCGAACTGATCGCCTTGGATATCGACGAGCAGCGACTCAGCCGCATTCAAGAGAATTTGGACCGCCTGCAACTCAATGCGACGCTCCTCAGTGCCGATGCCGCAGATACCAGTGCGTGGTGGGACGGCATACCTTTTGACCGTATTCTGCTCGACGCGCCGTGTTCAGCCACCGCCGTAATTCGACGCAACCCTGACATCAAGCTCAATCGCCGCGCATCAGATATAAAACCGCTGGTACAACTGCAGGCGACTTTGCTTGAGGCACTGTGGCAGTGCTTGAAGCCCGATGGTATTTTTATTTACGCAAGCTGCTCCTTACTGCCAGCGGAAAATGAGCAGCAAATAACCGCATTTATCGCCAGGCATGAAGACGCTGAGTTAGTCCCCATTACAGCCAATTGGGGAATCGACCGCAGTGGTTGCCGACAGATGTTTCCACAGATTAATGGTCACGATGGCTTCTTCTACGCGAAAATTCGTAAAAAACTCTGA
- the trkA gene encoding Trk system potassium transporter TrkA, translating to MKIIILGAGQVGGTLAANLASEHNDITVVDTDPDRLRELQDRLDIGTVTGHASHPDVLGRAGAADADLLVAVTNSDEVNMIACQVAYTLFRTPTKISRIRSNAYTNVKNLFGNEGIPIDVFISPEELVTRYIKRLLQYPGSLQVLDFADGKVQLVGVKAYYGGPLVGNELAAIRDHMPTVDTRVAAIFRRGNAILPSGDTVVEAGDEVFFIAAKKNIMPVMSELRRLDTPYKRLVIAGGGNIGERLARSVESRYHVKIIERSYERCRALSEQLSKAIVLHGSASDHDLLAQENIEETDVFLALTNDDEANIMSSLLAKRMGAKKVITLITNPAYVDLVQGGDIDIAISPQQITIGSLLTHVRRGDIYNVHSLRRGAAEALEIIAHGDNRSSKVVGRRLDEIALPEGVSIGALVRGEEVMIAHSHLLIESEDHLILFLVDKSKIKMVEKLFQVGFTFF from the coding sequence ATGAAAATCATTATCCTCGGCGCAGGGCAAGTAGGTGGCACACTGGCGGCAAATCTCGCCAGTGAACACAATGACATTACCGTTGTAGATACAGACCCCGACCGCCTGCGGGAGCTTCAAGATCGTCTCGATATTGGGACCGTGACCGGCCATGCATCACACCCCGACGTACTTGGCCGCGCAGGCGCCGCCGATGCAGACTTGCTGGTTGCGGTCACCAATAGCGACGAAGTCAATATGATCGCCTGTCAGGTTGCCTACACCTTATTCCGCACCCCCACCAAGATTTCGCGGATACGATCCAACGCGTACACCAATGTAAAAAATCTCTTCGGCAACGAAGGCATACCTATTGATGTCTTTATCAGCCCAGAAGAATTAGTCACCCGTTATATTAAGCGTTTATTGCAATATCCAGGATCGCTGCAAGTCTTAGACTTTGCCGACGGAAAAGTACAACTAGTAGGGGTGAAGGCCTATTACGGCGGTCCATTAGTGGGCAATGAGCTAGCTGCAATCCGCGACCATATGCCGACGGTCGACACCCGTGTTGCCGCTATTTTCCGCCGTGGAAACGCCATTCTGCCCAGTGGCGACACGGTTGTTGAAGCCGGCGATGAAGTTTTTTTCATCGCCGCTAAAAAGAATATTATGCCGGTAATGAGCGAGCTGCGACGGCTGGATACACCTTATAAGCGCCTAGTAATTGCTGGCGGCGGCAATATTGGCGAGCGCCTTGCGCGGTCAGTTGAAAGTCGTTATCACGTTAAGATTATTGAGCGCAGCTACGAGCGATGCCGGGCTTTATCAGAGCAGTTATCAAAGGCCATTGTCTTGCATGGCAGCGCCTCTGACCACGATTTATTGGCACAGGAAAATATTGAAGAAACTGATGTTTTCCTCGCACTCACCAATGATGACGAAGCAAATATAATGTCGTCTTTACTCGCCAAACGAATGGGCGCAAAGAAGGTCATTACCCTCATCACCAATCCTGCTTACGTAGATTTGGTGCAGGGTGGTGACATCGACATCGCCATCTCGCCCCAGCAAATCACCATCGGCAGCTTGCTCACTCACGTTCGCCGCGGCGATATATATAACGTGCACTCTCTTCGCCGCGGCGCAGCCGAGGCCTTAGAAATTATTGCCCACGGCGATAATCGCTCATCGAAAGTAGTGGGCCGCAGATTAGATGAAATTGCGTTGCCCGAGGGTGTCAGCATTGGTGCTCTGGTGCGGGGCGAGGAAGTGATGATAGCGCACAGCCATTTATTAATTGAATCTGAAGATCATTTGATTTTATTCCTGGTGGATAAAAGCAAAATCAAAATGGTCGAGAAACTATTCCAAGTAGGGTTCACATTTTTCTAA
- a CDS encoding TrkH family potassium uptake protein: MHLRIIARIIGLLLMIFSLTMAVPAVISTWLNDGALQAFITAFALTFGSGLALWLSNLRLRGELSIRDGFLVVSLFWTVLGLFGALPFYLADDPGLSISNAVFESISGLTTTGATVIIGLDELPISILFYRQFLQWLGGIGIIVIAVAILPILGIGGMQLYRAETPGPVKDNKLTPRITGTAKILFLMYVALTVVCTLAYWLAGMSFFDAITHSFSTVAIGGFSTHDASMGYFESPLILMICSGFMLFAALSFTIHFHAWRSRSIRHYLNDAETRFYLSVIGVATLSISVYLYLSGTYELQDSFIHGIFHTISIATTSGFGAEDFSIWPSFLPVAVIMLSFIGGCAGSTGGGMKAVRVMLVAKQGIREMKQLIHPNAVIPLKIGSHRVEAKIVSAVWSFVGVYMISFIIITLAMMACGLDALSAFSATAGAINNMGPGLGEVAASYRSVSDPGKWILCYAMLLGRLEIFTLLVLLMPSFWRR; encoded by the coding sequence ATGCACCTGAGAATCATCGCCCGAATCATCGGCCTGCTGCTGATGATCTTTAGCCTGACGATGGCGGTTCCCGCCGTTATCTCGACTTGGCTGAATGACGGTGCACTACAGGCCTTTATCACCGCGTTTGCCCTAACCTTTGGCAGTGGTCTAGCGCTCTGGTTAAGTAATTTGAGGCTGCGGGGGGAACTCAGTATTCGTGACGGCTTTCTTGTAGTGTCGCTATTCTGGACGGTCCTGGGGCTATTCGGGGCACTACCATTTTATCTTGCCGACGATCCCGGTTTATCGATTAGCAACGCTGTTTTTGAATCTATATCTGGCCTTACTACAACCGGCGCTACGGTGATCATCGGGCTAGACGAATTACCCATTTCTATATTGTTTTATCGTCAATTTCTGCAGTGGTTGGGTGGTATCGGTATTATCGTTATCGCGGTGGCCATTCTCCCCATTCTGGGGATTGGTGGCATGCAGCTTTACCGCGCTGAAACACCTGGACCAGTAAAAGACAATAAACTCACGCCGCGTATTACCGGCACCGCTAAAATACTCTTCCTCATGTATGTGGCGCTGACAGTGGTATGTACATTGGCCTATTGGCTGGCTGGCATGAGCTTTTTTGATGCCATTACCCACTCATTCTCCACCGTGGCAATTGGTGGATTTTCGACTCACGACGCCAGTATGGGCTACTTTGAAAGCCCATTGATATTAATGATTTGTAGTGGGTTTATGCTATTTGCGGCGCTGAGTTTTACCATCCACTTTCACGCTTGGCGATCTCGCTCTATACGCCACTATTTAAATGATGCAGAGACCCGCTTCTACTTGAGCGTAATTGGAGTTGCCACCCTTTCTATCTCTGTTTACCTCTATTTAAGCGGCACCTACGAGCTCCAAGACAGCTTCATTCACGGTATTTTCCACACCATTTCTATTGCCACGACCTCTGGCTTTGGGGCCGAAGACTTTTCTATTTGGCCAAGCTTTTTACCCGTCGCAGTGATTATGCTTTCTTTTATCGGTGGCTGTGCGGGATCAACCGGCGGCGGTATGAAAGCGGTCCGCGTGATGCTGGTGGCAAAGCAAGGTATTCGAGAGATGAAGCAACTCATTCACCCCAATGCCGTTATTCCATTAAAAATTGGCAGCCACCGTGTAGAAGCCAAGATCGTCAGTGCGGTGTGGAGCTTTGTTGGCGTTTACATGATTTCTTTTATCATCATCACCCTGGCAATGATGGCATGCGGCCTAGACGCACTCAGCGCATTTTCAGCAACCGCCGGCGCCATCAATAATATGGGGCCAGGGCTAGGCGAAGTAGCGGCAAGTTATCGCAGCGTGAGCGATCCGGGAAAATGGATACTGTGTTACGCGATGCTATTAGGCCGGCTGGAAATTTTCACCTTGCTGGTACTGCTAATGCCCTCTTTTTGGCGGCGCTGA